From Streptomyces sp. NBC_00683, one genomic window encodes:
- a CDS encoding DUF1048 domain-containing protein — MSIQDIIEGKKQWRAHMARVKALPPDYQIVYKEMQRYLFKVGPIDLPDGPLLPGIVDFFEEGAAAGKGVLQVVGTDVAAFCDDLVKDSRTYADVYQESIGGEPGTAEK; from the coding sequence GTGAGCATCCAGGACATCATCGAGGGCAAGAAGCAGTGGCGGGCGCACATGGCTCGGGTCAAGGCGCTCCCGCCGGACTACCAGATCGTCTACAAGGAGATGCAGAGGTACCTGTTCAAGGTCGGACCGATCGACCTGCCCGACGGTCCCCTGCTCCCCGGGATCGTCGACTTCTTCGAGGAGGGCGCCGCCGCGGGCAAGGGAGTCCTGCAGGTCGTCGGCACCGATGTCGCCGCGTTCTGTGACGACTTGGTCAAGGACTCACGCACCTACGCGGACGTCTACCAGGAGTCCATCGGCGGGGAACCCGGCACGGCCGAGAAGTAG
- a CDS encoding DUF1048 domain-containing protein: MNFWETITGSDLTREWKAFEARAEALPDDYRAAWEQIKVHLFPHGDFTGRNLMPILDAALALLEETAADGQSVHEVLGDDIRGFCTALAGGEGSRTYRDRWREQLNRNVARKLSRLGG; this comes from the coding sequence ATGAACTTCTGGGAGACCATCACAGGCAGCGATCTCACCAGGGAATGGAAGGCGTTCGAAGCCCGGGCCGAGGCCCTGCCGGACGACTACCGGGCGGCCTGGGAACAGATCAAGGTCCACCTCTTCCCCCACGGGGACTTCACCGGCCGCAACCTGATGCCGATCCTCGACGCCGCCCTGGCTCTGCTCGAAGAGACAGCGGCCGACGGGCAGAGCGTCCACGAGGTACTCGGCGACGACATCCGAGGCTTCTGCACGGCGCTGGCCGGCGGAGAAGGGTCTCGGACCTATCGCGACCGATGGCGCGAGCAGTTGAACAGGAACGTCGCGAGGAAACTGAGCCGGCTGGGAGGCTGA
- a CDS encoding PadR family transcriptional regulator, with translation MDDLTEMLKGTLEGCVLEIIGSEETYGYAITRQLNELGFADVIEGTVYTILLRLERNGLVQVTKRPSGVGPPRKFYALNDAGREELAKFWAKWQYVSSRIDKLKEGGR, from the coding sequence ATGGACGACCTGACGGAGATGCTGAAGGGCACGCTCGAAGGGTGCGTGCTCGAAATCATCGGCAGCGAGGAAACCTACGGGTACGCCATCACCCGTCAGTTGAACGAGCTCGGCTTCGCCGATGTCATCGAGGGCACGGTGTACACCATCCTGCTGCGGCTGGAGAGGAACGGACTCGTCCAGGTGACGAAACGGCCTTCCGGGGTCGGTCCGCCGCGCAAGTTCTACGCACTCAACGACGCCGGACGCGAGGAACTCGCGAAGTTCTGGGCGAAATGGCAGTACGTCTCATCACGCATCGACAAGCTCAAGGAGGGCGGAAGATGA
- a CDS encoding cholesterol oxidase substrate-binding domain-containing protein produces the protein MSDHSESSSRPVASSRPSEPSGLSRRGVLRAAAAAGALGIPLGAAIAGASPAAAAPVIVPTAAPELPAGLVPYLSPYINWAGEITHGGLWACAPRTGQDLADLANWAHANGWRLRARGKAHNWSPLTITSSTERDAQVLLLDTTAHLTHMELTTPPAGAPGAVRAQAGVTLETLMAFLADHGLGVTNTPAPGELTLGGTLAIDAHGTSVPADGESARPGHTYGSLSNLVLSLTAVVWDSDRGSYAVKTFHRGTDEECEALATHLGRGLIVEAEIQAGEDVPLRCRSRVDLTADELFAAPGSALAARGNTFADFMAESGRVETIWFAFTDRPWLKVWSLSPERPVTSRPVHSPYNYPFSDVVPTPVARLAGLLVGGSWHLAPLLGAAQYTVAATGLTATLAKDLWGPSHTLQFYLRPTTLRETANGYGILTRRADVQRVVSEFAGYYRQRLAAWAAAGRFPINGQVEIRVSGLDQPDDSAAPGARPPLLSVVRPHPDHPEYDCVVWVDVLTQPTSPGAHAFYRELERFLMSTFDGDYALARVEWSKGWGYTDTAAWADEQIIESAVPASYGAGQWSEAVSILDRLDPHRVFGNGFTDQLVR, from the coding sequence ATGTCTGATCACTCGGAGTCCTCCTCGCGTCCTGTCGCCTCCTCCCGTCCCTCCGAGCCCTCCGGCCTCTCCCGCCGTGGTGTTCTGCGGGCCGCGGCGGCTGCCGGAGCGTTGGGTATCCCGCTCGGCGCCGCCATAGCCGGGGCCTCCCCGGCCGCGGCGGCGCCGGTCATCGTTCCGACGGCCGCACCGGAACTGCCCGCCGGTCTCGTGCCTTACCTCTCCCCCTACATCAACTGGGCCGGCGAGATCACCCACGGCGGGCTGTGGGCGTGCGCTCCACGCACCGGGCAGGACCTCGCCGATCTCGCCAACTGGGCCCATGCCAACGGCTGGCGGCTGCGTGCCCGGGGCAAGGCGCACAACTGGTCGCCCCTGACCATCACCTCGTCCACCGAGCGCGACGCGCAGGTCCTCCTGCTGGACACCACCGCGCATCTCACGCACATGGAACTCACGACCCCGCCCGCCGGCGCCCCCGGCGCGGTGCGTGCGCAGGCCGGAGTGACCCTCGAAACGCTGATGGCCTTCCTCGCCGACCACGGACTGGGCGTCACCAACACACCCGCACCGGGGGAGTTGACCCTTGGCGGCACGCTGGCCATCGACGCCCACGGCACCAGTGTCCCCGCGGACGGCGAGTCCGCCCGCCCCGGCCACACCTACGGCAGCCTCAGCAACCTCGTCCTGTCCCTCACCGCCGTCGTCTGGGACTCGGACCGAGGTTCCTACGCTGTGAAGACCTTCCACCGGGGAACCGACGAGGAATGCGAGGCGCTGGCCACCCACCTCGGGCGCGGCCTCATCGTGGAGGCCGAGATCCAGGCGGGCGAGGACGTACCGCTGCGCTGCCGGAGCCGCGTCGACCTCACCGCCGACGAACTGTTCGCCGCCCCGGGCAGCGCCCTCGCCGCCCGGGGAAACACCTTCGCGGACTTCATGGCCGAGTCGGGGCGGGTGGAGACGATCTGGTTCGCCTTCACCGACCGGCCCTGGCTCAAGGTATGGAGCCTCAGCCCTGAGCGCCCGGTCACTTCCAGGCCGGTGCACAGTCCGTACAACTACCCGTTCAGCGACGTCGTCCCGACCCCGGTCGCCCGGCTGGCCGGACTCCTCGTCGGAGGCTCCTGGCATCTCGCGCCGCTGCTCGGCGCCGCGCAGTACACGGTGGCGGCCACCGGACTGACCGCCACCCTCGCGAAGGACCTGTGGGGCCCCTCGCACACCCTCCAGTTCTACTTGCGCCCCACGACACTCCGCGAGACCGCCAACGGGTACGGGATCCTCACCCGCCGCGCCGACGTCCAGCGCGTCGTCTCCGAGTTCGCCGGTTACTACAGGCAAAGGCTGGCGGCCTGGGCCGCGGCGGGCAGATTCCCGATCAACGGGCAGGTGGAGATCAGGGTCAGCGGCCTCGACCAGCCCGATGACTCCGCCGCGCCGGGCGCACGCCCGCCGCTGCTCTCCGTCGTCCGCCCGCACCCGGACCACCCGGAGTACGACTGCGTGGTGTGGGTGGACGTACTGACCCAGCCGACCTCACCCGGAGCCCACGCGTTCTACCGGGAACTGGAACGCTTCCTGATGAGCACGTTCGACGGCGATTACGCGCTCGCGCGCGTCGAGTGGTCCAAAGGCTGGGGCTATACGGATACGGCGGCCTGGGCCGACGAGCAGATCATCGAGTCCGCGGTGCCCGCTTCGTACGGCGCCGGACAGTGGTCCGAAGCCGTCTCCATCCTGGATCGGCTCGATCCGCACCGGGTCTTCGGCAACGGCTTCACGGATCAACTGGTGCGCTGA
- a CDS encoding PepSY-associated TM helix domain-containing protein, giving the protein MSFGTEEPPQNDRRRTEAPSAATATVAVAEPAATPADVPGPGRSWQAVRGLLVRLHFFAGIFVAPFLMVAALTGLAYTFTPQLDQLVYGDQLRVETVGEAPRPLAEQIAAARAAHPEGSLASVVTPPGPEDTTRVVLSLPELGDKQRTVFVNPYTAEVQGDLTTWFGSTPLTTWLDDLHRNLHLGETGRVYSEVAASWLWVIVAGGLVLWLGRSRGQRAKSARGVLLPDRSARGVRRTRSWHAATGVWLALGLFFLSATGLTWSHYAGDRFGQLLDAARGHAPELDTTLPGAQPPAKDEGGEHAGHGAAEESATADPADFDAALAAARDAGLGGTVEVTPPADSSGAWVVAQGDNVWPVHYDQVAVDTEKGEVTSHSRWADYPLLAKLSKLGVQGHMGVLFGIVNQIVLAAIALGLTAVTIWGYRMWWQRRPTRDDRKAVLGTAPARGAWRRLPLPVLVLGIPAVAALGWALPVLGVTLAAFLVLDVVTGLVRHARAA; this is encoded by the coding sequence ATGTCTTTCGGAACCGAAGAACCACCACAAAACGACCGCCGCCGGACCGAGGCCCCGTCTGCAGCGACCGCAACGGTCGCCGTCGCCGAGCCCGCCGCCACCCCTGCCGACGTGCCCGGGCCCGGCCGCTCCTGGCAGGCCGTACGGGGCCTGCTCGTCCGGCTGCACTTCTTCGCCGGCATATTCGTCGCCCCTTTCCTGATGGTGGCCGCCCTGACCGGGCTGGCCTACACCTTCACGCCTCAGCTCGACCAACTCGTGTACGGCGACCAGTTGCGCGTCGAGACGGTCGGCGAGGCGCCGCGTCCGCTGGCGGAGCAGATAGCCGCCGCCAGGGCCGCCCACCCGGAGGGCAGCCTGGCCTCCGTCGTCACCCCGCCCGGACCGGAGGACACCACACGGGTGGTGCTGTCCCTGCCGGAGCTCGGTGACAAGCAGCGCACCGTGTTCGTCAATCCCTACACCGCCGAGGTGCAGGGCGACCTGACCACGTGGTTCGGCTCGACGCCGCTCACCACCTGGCTCGACGACCTCCACCGCAATCTGCACCTGGGCGAGACCGGCCGCGTCTACTCGGAAGTCGCCGCGAGCTGGCTCTGGGTGATCGTCGCGGGCGGTCTCGTCCTCTGGCTCGGACGCAGCCGTGGACAGCGGGCCAAGTCCGCACGGGGCGTTCTGCTGCCCGACCGTTCGGCCCGGGGCGTGCGCCGCACCCGCAGCTGGCACGCGGCCACGGGGGTGTGGCTGGCACTCGGCCTGTTCTTCCTGAGTGCCACCGGCCTGACGTGGTCGCACTATGCGGGCGATCGGTTCGGTCAGCTGCTGGACGCGGCCAGGGGCCATGCTCCCGAGTTGGACACCACGCTTCCCGGCGCTCAGCCGCCCGCAAAGGACGAGGGCGGGGAGCACGCCGGGCACGGCGCCGCGGAGGAGTCCGCCACGGCGGATCCGGCCGACTTCGACGCGGCCCTGGCCGCGGCCCGGGACGCCGGGCTGGGCGGCACGGTGGAGGTGACGCCTCCCGCCGACAGTTCGGGCGCGTGGGTCGTGGCCCAGGGCGACAACGTCTGGCCGGTGCACTACGACCAGGTCGCTGTCGACACCGAGAAGGGCGAGGTCACCTCCCACAGCCGGTGGGCGGACTATCCGCTCCTCGCCAAGCTCAGCAAGCTCGGGGTGCAGGGGCACATGGGCGTGCTGTTCGGCATCGTCAACCAGATCGTGCTGGCCGCGATCGCGCTCGGCCTCACCGCCGTGACCATCTGGGGCTACCGCATGTGGTGGCAGCGCCGCCCGACCCGCGACGATCGCAAGGCGGTACTCGGCACGGCGCCTGCCCGCGGAGCCTGGCGCCGGCTGCCGCTGCCCGTGCTCGTCCTGGGCATTCCCGCCGTCGCCGCTCTCGGCTGGGCTCTGCCGGTCCTGGGGGTGACCCTGGCCGCGTTCCTCGTCCTGGACGTGGTGACAGGACTGGTCCGGCACGCGCGGGCCGCGTAG
- a CDS encoding class I SAM-dependent methyltransferase: MDQGERLLHSSSFGAAAATYAEHRPDYAQAAVRWALGLAPGPRVLDLGAGTGKLTATLVALGAEVIAVEPDRAMLGELRRSLPAVRALAGGAEAIPLPDASVDAVLAGNAMHWFDMAVAGPEIARVLAPGGFLAGLWNVMDDGIEWVAGLAQVSGSAAAGPRDTPANWRVETADMHLPKTGVAARFGAPEQAEFPHGQRRTADSLVATIATRAGVLVMPEQEREAVLGRIRAFLAGRPETACGEFTLPMLTGVLRVRRL, translated from the coding sequence ATGGATCAGGGCGAACGGCTGCTTCATTCCTCGTCGTTCGGCGCGGCGGCGGCCACGTACGCCGAGCACCGTCCCGACTACGCGCAGGCCGCGGTGCGCTGGGCGCTCGGCCTCGCCCCCGGCCCGCGTGTGCTCGACCTCGGCGCCGGGACAGGCAAGTTGACCGCCACGCTGGTTGCGCTGGGGGCCGAAGTCATTGCGGTCGAGCCCGACCGGGCGATGCTGGGCGAGTTGCGCCGTTCGCTGCCGGCTGTCCGTGCCCTGGCGGGTGGTGCCGAGGCGATACCGCTGCCGGACGCGTCCGTCGACGCGGTGCTGGCAGGCAACGCCATGCACTGGTTCGACATGGCCGTCGCGGGACCCGAGATCGCCAGGGTTCTTGCGCCCGGCGGCTTTCTGGCCGGTCTGTGGAACGTCATGGACGACGGGATCGAGTGGGTTGCCGGGCTCGCGCAGGTCAGCGGGAGCGCGGCCGCAGGTCCGCGGGACACGCCCGCCAACTGGCGCGTCGAGACGGCAGACATGCACCTCCCGAAGACCGGAGTGGCTGCCCGGTTCGGCGCACCGGAACAGGCGGAGTTCCCGCACGGGCAGCGCCGCACCGCCGACTCCCTCGTCGCGACCATCGCGACGCGCGCGGGGGTCCTGGTCATGCCGGAACAGGAACGAGAGGCCGTGCTGGGACGGATCCGCGCATTCCTCGCGGGTCGGCCGGAGACCGCCTGCGGCGAGTTCACCCTCCCGATGCTGACCGGCGTGCTGCGCGTCCGGCGGCTGTGA
- a CDS encoding SpoIIE family protein phosphatase, whose translation MSSDRPGEERAPGPLWSEPGTLLEHVSVAVLGIDDHDRICYWGPGAQQLFGYAAADVLSRPAAALFLEPPQDGTRAAERLTERGRALGYWRTRMPALHRDGTLFDCGFRVFPVTGEHGRSVIVGLASRSDELDRVKTNLAFLDALFETCPIGLVMLDEDLRYVHLNQALADMDGIPIQDHIGRPMTDIMITSDGGEYRRLLRAVADEGRPVVSALVGFRTPGHPDRDQVRSVSFFPLSQAVGTRPGLGGLLVDVTDRERAIVEATAARQRLALLDRASTRIGTTLDVNVTARELVDAAVPDFSDASVIEVVEWADEREVFDPAAPLNTRRIASGTSLPPPATELVSGLARVTYPPGSTIHEMIRTGGPVCVPVNDEFMTRNVIHQARIRLLLDSGLTSLLIAPLIARGTVQGIAMFGRSAARPAFTEQDLSLAGELASRAALCLDNARLYSRVQDIALTLQRALLPSALTAGPYVRTAHRYLPGSHISEVGGDWYDAIELPGGQVALVVGDVVGHGVPAAAAMGRLRITAKTLARQNLEPDAVLRELDVCAQEAGIELATCLYIRYDPTTGEARIANAGHPPPLVRQPDGTVDIIDDVLGVPLGVGGFPFRTTGIELQEGATLALYTDGLVEAGGDIGEGIEALRSQLACAAGGLEATAESILASMLPSAPTDDTVIVLAQVSRSSPHPAGASPDHG comes from the coding sequence GTGTCATCCGACCGGCCGGGGGAAGAACGTGCTCCTGGTCCGCTGTGGTCGGAGCCGGGCACCCTGCTGGAGCATGTGTCCGTGGCCGTGCTGGGCATCGACGACCACGACCGGATCTGCTACTGGGGGCCGGGCGCGCAGCAGCTCTTCGGCTACGCGGCCGCGGACGTCCTGTCCAGGCCTGCCGCCGCCCTCTTCCTCGAACCCCCGCAGGACGGTACGCGCGCGGCCGAGCGACTCACGGAGCGCGGCCGGGCCCTGGGCTACTGGCGGACGAGGATGCCGGCCCTGCACCGGGACGGAACCCTGTTCGACTGTGGCTTCCGGGTCTTTCCCGTGACGGGCGAGCACGGCCGTTCCGTCATCGTGGGCCTGGCCAGCAGGAGCGATGAACTCGACCGGGTGAAGACCAACCTCGCCTTCCTCGACGCACTCTTCGAGACGTGCCCCATCGGCCTCGTCATGCTCGACGAGGACCTGCGTTACGTCCACCTCAACCAGGCCCTCGCCGACATGGACGGCATCCCGATCCAGGACCACATCGGGCGGCCCATGACCGACATCATGATCACCTCGGACGGCGGTGAGTACCGGCGGCTGCTGCGCGCCGTCGCCGACGAGGGCCGGCCTGTCGTGAGCGCGCTGGTCGGTTTCCGCACGCCCGGACACCCCGACCGTGACCAGGTACGTTCCGTGAGCTTCTTCCCCCTGAGCCAGGCCGTAGGCACGCGGCCAGGACTGGGCGGCCTGCTCGTGGACGTCACCGACCGCGAGCGGGCGATCGTGGAGGCGACCGCCGCGCGGCAACGCCTGGCTCTCCTCGACCGGGCCTCCACGCGGATCGGCACCACCCTGGACGTGAACGTAACCGCCCGTGAGCTGGTCGATGCGGCTGTCCCGGACTTCTCCGACGCGTCGGTCATCGAGGTCGTGGAGTGGGCGGACGAGCGTGAGGTGTTCGACCCGGCTGCTCCGCTGAACACCCGCCGGATCGCCTCCGGAACCAGCCTGCCCCCTCCCGCCACCGAGCTCGTGAGCGGACTGGCGAGGGTCACGTACCCGCCGGGCTCCACGATCCACGAGATGATCCGCACCGGCGGCCCCGTGTGCGTCCCGGTCAACGACGAGTTCATGACGCGCAACGTCATCCACCAGGCCCGCATCCGACTGCTTCTCGACAGCGGCCTGACCAGCCTGCTCATCGCTCCCCTCATCGCGCGGGGCACGGTGCAGGGCATCGCCATGTTCGGCCGCTCCGCCGCCCGCCCCGCCTTCACCGAGCAGGACCTCAGCCTGGCCGGCGAGCTCGCCTCCCGCGCCGCGCTCTGTCTGGACAACGCCCGCCTCTACAGCCGCGTCCAGGACATCGCGCTCACACTCCAGCGCGCCCTGCTCCCCTCCGCCCTCACGGCCGGCCCGTATGTACGGACCGCACACAGGTACCTGCCCGGCAGCCACATCAGCGAGGTCGGAGGCGACTGGTACGACGCGATCGAGCTGCCGGGCGGCCAGGTGGCGCTCGTCGTGGGTGACGTGGTGGGACACGGGGTACCGGCGGCCGCGGCGATGGGCAGACTGCGCATCACCGCCAAGACTCTGGCCCGCCAGAACCTGGAACCGGACGCCGTTCTCAGAGAACTCGACGTGTGCGCGCAGGAAGCCGGGATCGAGCTGGCGACCTGCCTCTACATCCGCTACGACCCCACGACCGGCGAAGCCCGCATCGCGAACGCGGGCCACCCCCCACCGCTGGTCCGGCAGCCCGACGGCACGGTCGACATCATCGACGACGTCCTCGGGGTTCCCCTCGGCGTCGGCGGCTTCCCGTTCCGCACGACCGGGATCGAACTCCAGGAGGGCGCCACCCTGGCCCTGTACACCGACGGTCTCGTCGAGGCGGGTGGGGACATCGGCGAGGGCATCGAGGCGCTCCGGTCCCAACTCGCCTGTGCCGCAGGGGGACTGGAAGCGACGGCGGAGAGCATCCTCGCGAGCATGCTGCCGTCCGCGCCCACCGACGACACGGTGATCGTCCTCGCGCAGGTGAGCCGGTCATCGCCTCACCCGGCCGGAGCGAGCCCGGATCACGGTTAG
- a CDS encoding type 1 glutamine amidotransferase, giving the protein MTPSHAQDPPTAVVVQNTRNGGPGRVGAWLREAGLGLEVLRPYEGEALPRSLGSRPLLVLGGDFLPDDDERAPWLPATRRLVAQALDDGTPFLGICLGGQMLAQVAGGSVRARHGQPEIGSTQIRLRPEAADDPLLYGLGATVPAIERHVDAITELPPGASWLASSSACPHQAFRVGARAWGVQFHPEVEARRIGGWDRERLARQGFDRDRLHTEALADEGAAVSGWSVFTRRFAQVCARLP; this is encoded by the coding sequence ATGACGCCCTCGCACGCACAGGACCCACCGACCGCCGTGGTCGTACAGAACACCAGGAACGGCGGTCCCGGCCGGGTCGGGGCCTGGCTGCGCGAGGCGGGCCTCGGCCTCGAAGTACTGCGTCCCTACGAGGGTGAGGCCCTGCCCCGGTCGCTCGGCAGCAGGCCGCTCCTCGTGCTCGGCGGCGACTTCCTGCCGGACGACGACGAGCGCGCGCCCTGGCTCCCGGCCACCCGCCGCCTCGTCGCGCAGGCGCTGGACGACGGCACGCCCTTCCTCGGCATCTGCCTCGGTGGCCAGATGCTCGCGCAGGTGGCGGGCGGCAGCGTACGGGCCCGTCACGGGCAGCCCGAAATCGGCAGCACACAGATCCGGCTGCGCCCCGAAGCCGCCGACGACCCGCTGCTGTACGGGCTCGGCGCGACGGTTCCCGCGATCGAGCGGCACGTCGACGCGATCACCGAACTCCCGCCCGGTGCTTCCTGGTTGGCGTCCAGCTCGGCATGCCCCCACCAGGCGTTCCGGGTCGGGGCGCGGGCCTGGGGTGTGCAGTTCCACCCGGAGGTCGAGGCCCGGCGGATCGGCGGTTGGGACCGGGAGCGGCTGGCCCGGCAGGGCTTCGACAGGGACCGGCTGCACACCGAGGCCCTGGCCGACGAGGGCGCGGCGGTCTCGGGGTGGTCGGTGTTCACGCGGAGGTTCGCCCAGGTGTGCGCGAGGCTGCCGTGA
- a CDS encoding ATP-binding protein, whose amino-acid sequence MTKDMSLRAVGWAQSFPVSHGVRAGRRWTRDHLASLEWAKDAPETVDAILLSVSELITNAHVHAHSDAQLVLTWDSRCLHVSVHDSDPVPPAQQPEDHTTTSGRGLAIVDALADGWATHPQASGKTITACFVPPGAPKPPHGETID is encoded by the coding sequence ATGACGAAGGACATGTCCCTGCGTGCGGTGGGATGGGCTCAGTCGTTTCCCGTATCGCACGGGGTACGGGCCGGCCGCCGCTGGACGCGGGACCACCTGGCGTCCCTGGAATGGGCGAAAGACGCTCCCGAAACCGTGGACGCGATACTGCTCAGTGTTTCCGAACTGATCACCAACGCGCACGTGCACGCGCACAGCGACGCCCAGCTGGTCCTCACCTGGGACAGCCGCTGCCTGCATGTGAGCGTCCACGACTCCGATCCTGTGCCCCCCGCCCAGCAGCCCGAAGACCACACGACGACCAGTGGGCGCGGACTCGCCATCGTCGACGCGCTCGCCGACGGATGGGCCACGCACCCCCAGGCCTCGGGTAAGACGATCACCGCCTGCTTCGTTCCTCCCGGCGCGCCGAAGCCCCCGCACGGCGAGACCATCGACTGA
- a CDS encoding SRPBCC family protein, producing the protein MSSSLVETVDIKAPVSVTWALWSDVSQWPKFLSHVRRVDPMDERRFSWQLSLPGADKSFVAELTEVVPQDRIAWKTIEGVHHAGVVTFHRLDDTSSRVALQIEYDPSGFVEHLGALTNLDSALTNYDLGEFQKLAESTVAGDGPRGL; encoded by the coding sequence ATGTCCTCCTCCCTCGTCGAGACCGTCGACATCAAGGCGCCCGTCAGCGTCACCTGGGCTCTGTGGAGCGATGTGTCGCAGTGGCCGAAGTTCCTGAGCCATGTGCGACGGGTCGATCCGATGGACGAGCGCCGGTTCTCCTGGCAGTTGTCCCTGCCGGGCGCAGACAAGAGCTTCGTCGCGGAGCTCACCGAGGTCGTCCCGCAGGACCGGATCGCCTGGAAGACGATCGAGGGCGTGCATCACGCAGGCGTGGTCACCTTCCACCGGCTCGACGACACCTCCAGCCGGGTCGCCCTGCAGATCGAGTACGACCCCAGCGGATTCGTGGAGCACCTGGGTGCCCTGACCAACCTCGATTCGGCCCTCACCAACTACGACCTGGGCGAGTTCCAGAAGCTTGCCGAGTCCACAGTGGCGGGTGACGGCCCTCGGGGCCTGTGA
- a CDS encoding PQQ-dependent sugar dehydrogenase has protein sequence MLRRRWTGQLLLALLLTTLAPLPAAATQSFAAARNATADTGPTGAEADPSSIPLPSLHATTTQVASGLRRPTALAAPDDGTDRLFITEKSGTVRVYHPDTGLAPAPLLDIKSAVDESGNERGLLGIAVPPDFADSHYLYVAYTALPDGAVTLARYQLDESRLEVLLSQPHAEYSNHNGGQLAFGPDGHLYWSIGDGGGSADPFRSGQRLDTLLGKVMRIDVSRGCGLLPYCIPGDNPFVGTPGARGEIWLYGLRNPWRFSFDRADGSMWIGDVGQGRWEEVDHLTPGEGGLNLGWSCYEGLEKFDGGDCVPGEKYTEPVFTYSPYTGGCSVIGGHVYRGQKYADLVGGTYIATDYCSSTVWALRPDGEGGYEQAEIGEMPTQVTSIGTTVDGEFYVVNDLPGGLHRVSFAREEPACRVDLTVQTWGTGTTVDLTVTNTGSTPVNGWKLEFPLALGQTVTSDWNTDLTQGGNTVTATNASHNATIAPGANITLGYLATHTGDASSPPRFTLNGDACAVGR, from the coding sequence ATGTTAAGACGCCGCTGGACCGGGCAGCTCCTGCTGGCCCTTCTGCTGACCACCCTTGCTCCGTTGCCCGCCGCCGCGACCCAGTCCTTCGCGGCGGCCCGGAACGCGACGGCGGACACAGGGCCGACCGGCGCGGAGGCTGACCCCTCGTCGATCCCCCTGCCGTCGCTCCACGCGACCACGACCCAGGTCGCCTCCGGGCTGAGACGGCCCACCGCCCTTGCCGCCCCCGACGACGGCACGGACCGGTTGTTCATCACCGAGAAGTCCGGCACCGTACGCGTGTACCACCCTGATACCGGCCTGGCCCCGGCCCCGCTCCTCGACATCAAGTCGGCCGTGGACGAATCGGGCAACGAGCGCGGTCTGCTCGGCATCGCCGTCCCGCCCGACTTCGCTGACAGCCACTACCTGTACGTGGCGTACACGGCACTGCCCGACGGCGCGGTCACTCTCGCCCGCTACCAGCTCGACGAGTCCCGCCTGGAGGTCCTGCTCTCCCAGCCGCACGCCGAGTACAGCAACCACAACGGCGGCCAGCTCGCGTTCGGCCCCGACGGCCACCTGTACTGGAGCATCGGTGACGGCGGCGGCTCCGCGGACCCCTTCCGCTCCGGGCAGCGACTGGACACCTTGCTGGGCAAGGTCATGCGCATCGACGTGAGCCGTGGCTGCGGCCTGCTCCCTTACTGCATTCCGGGCGACAACCCCTTCGTGGGCACCCCCGGCGCCCGCGGGGAGATCTGGCTGTACGGTCTGCGCAACCCGTGGCGGTTCTCATTCGACCGCGCCGACGGCTCGATGTGGATCGGCGACGTCGGCCAGGGCCGGTGGGAGGAGGTCGACCACCTCACGCCCGGAGAGGGAGGGCTGAACCTCGGCTGGTCCTGTTACGAGGGCCTGGAGAAGTTCGACGGCGGCGACTGCGTGCCCGGCGAGAAGTACACCGAGCCGGTTTTCACCTACTCCCCCTACACAGGCGGCTGCTCGGTCATCGGCGGTCACGTCTACAGGGGCCAGAAGTACGCCGACCTCGTCGGCGGCACGTACATCGCCACCGACTACTGCTCGTCCACGGTCTGGGCGCTGCGCCCCGACGGCGAAGGCGGCTACGAGCAGGCCGAGATCGGGGAGATGCCCACCCAGGTGACGTCCATCGGGACCACCGTCGACGGCGAGTTCTACGTGGTCAACGACCTGCCCGGCGGCTTGCACCGTGTGTCCTTCGCACGGGAGGAACCCGCCTGCCGAGTGGACCTCACCGTGCAGACCTGGGGCACCGGCACGACGGTCGATCTCACCGTCACCAACACCGGCAGCACCCCGGTGAACGGCTGGAAGCTCGAGTTCCCGCTGGCCCTCGGGCAGACCGTCACCTCCGACTGGAACACGGACCTCACCCAGGGAGGTAACACTGTCACGGCCACCAACGCCTCGCACAACGCCACGATCGCTCCCGGCGCGAACATCACCCTCGGGTACCTCGCCACGCACACCGGTGATGCGTCGTCGCCGCCACGGTTCACCCTCAACGGGGACGCCTGCGCCGTCGGCCGCTGA